A genomic stretch from Oreochromis niloticus isolate F11D_XX linkage group LG11, O_niloticus_UMD_NMBU, whole genome shotgun sequence includes:
- the kcns2 gene encoding potassium voltage-gated channel subfamily S member 2 has translation MTGQVLGEPCGGAHTDENAAIRINVGGFKKRLQSDTLSRFPETRLARLLHCQSKESILELCDDYDDTEKEFYFDRNPALFPYVLNFYNTGRLHVMAELCIFSFSQEIEYWGINEFFIDSCCSSSYHCRKMDQDREDWDDRSDEGSTTSSFDELLEFYNDASKFDKQLLGSARRRIWLMLDNPGYSVASRIISILSILVVLGSIATMCMNSMSDFSLLDSEGQPTEDPRFETVEHFGIGWFTLELVARFVVAPDLLHFFDHPLNVIDLVSILPFYLTLLINLVVESSPALANLGRVAQVLRLMRIFRILKLARHSTGLRSLGATLRNSYKEVGLLLLYLAVGVSFFSVMAYTVEKEDNEDLTTIPACWWWATVSMTTVGYGDVVPVSIAGKLTASACILAGILVVVLPITLIFNKFSLFYKRQKQLEIAMRSCDFDEGIKEVPSVNLRNYYAHKVKSLMASLSNMSRSSPSEQSLNESIH, from the coding sequence ATGACAGGTCAGGTCCTGGGGGAACCGTGCGGCGGGGCTCACACGGATGAAAACGCCGCCATCCGCATCAACGTGGGCGGCTTCAAGAAACGTCTCCAGTCGGACACTCTCTCCCGGTTTCCCGAGACCAGGCTCGCGCGTCTGCTCCACTGCCAGTCCAAAGAGTCCATCCTGGAACTGTGCGATGACTACGACGACACGGAGAAAGAGTTTTACTTCGACAGGAACCCAGCGCTCTTTCCCTACGTGTTGAATTTTTACAACACGGGGCGGCTCCACGTCATGGCCGAGCTCTGCATCTTCTCTTTCAGCCAGGAGATCGAGTACTGGGGCATTAACGAGTTCTTCATCGACTCCTGCTGCAGCAGCTCCTACCACTGTAGGAAAATGGACCAGGACCGGGAGGACTGGGATGACCGCAGCGATGAAGGAAGCACCACTTCATCTTTTGACGAGCTGTTGGAGTTTTACAACGACGCCTCCAAGTTTGATAAGCAGCTGCTCGGGAGCGCACGGAGGCGCATCTGGTTGATGCTGGATAACCCCGGCTACTCCGTGGCCAGCCGCATCATCAGCATCCTCTCCATCCTGGTGGTGCTCGGCTCCATAGCCACTATGTGCATGAACAGTATGAGTGACTTCAGCCTGCTGGACAGCGAAGGCCAGCCCACAGAGGACCCACGTTTCGAAACTGTGGAGCACTTTGGTATCGGCTGGTTCACTCTGGAGCTGGTGGCCAGGTTCGTTGTGGCGCCAGATCTGCTGCACTTCTTCGATCATCCGTTAAATGTGATAGACCTGGTGTCCATACTTCCGTTTTACCTGACACTTCTTATAAACCTGGTGGTGGAGAGCAGCCCCGCACTGGCAAACCTAGGACGCGTTGCGCAAGTGCTGCGGCTGATGAGAATTTTCCGCATTCTGAAACTGGCCCGTCATTCCACGGGGCTGCGCTCCCTGGGAGCCACACTCAGGAACAGCTACAAAGAAGTGGGACTTTTGCTCCTCTACTTGGCAGTCGGAGTGTCGTTTTTCTCCGTTATGGCCTATACGGTGGAGAAAGAGGATAACGAGGATCTCACCACCATTCCGGCATGCTGGTGGTGGGCCACTGTCAGCATGACCACCGTGGGATACGGTGATGTTGTGCCGGTGTCTATTGCCGGCAAACTGACCGCCTCTGCGTGCATCCTGGCCGGGATCTTAGTAGTTGTGCTTCCGATTACGCTCATTTTCAACAAATTCTCCCTCTTCTACAAGAGACAGAAACAGCTGGAGATCGCAATGAGAAGCTGCGACTTCGACGAGGGGATAAAAGAGGTGCCCTCCGTCAACCTGAGGAATTATTACGCACACAAAGTCAAATCCCTCATGGCGAGCTTGTCAAACATGAGCCGGAGTTCACCTAGTGAACAGAGTTTAAACGAATCAATACACTGA